One stretch of Niallia sp. XMNu-256 DNA includes these proteins:
- a CDS encoding DUF2512 family protein produces MDHVKAILIKFVMIAVVLGIVLTGIYSGEIENTLLISAVLTILAYIIGDLFIFRKGGDDRERKADHRKRNIIATISDAALALLVIWFMGVNLFADDSNVLMASIISAVIIAAGEWFFHKYLDKHVFNEKHSHNTSAVGHNN; encoded by the coding sequence TTGGATCATGTAAAAGCCATCTTAATTAAATTTGTAATGATTGCAGTTGTATTAGGTATTGTTCTTACGGGGATTTATTCTGGTGAAATTGAAAACACGCTTCTAATTAGTGCCGTTCTCACAATTTTGGCTTATATCATCGGTGATTTGTTTATTTTCCGTAAAGGCGGTGATGATCGTGAACGTAAGGCAGACCATCGTAAAAGAAATATCATTGCTACCATTTCAGACGCCGCCCTAGCCCTTTTGGTAATCTGGTTTATGGGAGTAAATCTTTTTGCGGATGATAGTAATGTTTTAATGGCGTCAATTATTTCAGCAGTTATTATTGCAGCCGGTGAATGGTTTTTCCATAAATATCTCGACAAACACGTATTTAATGAGAAGCATTCCCATAACACAAGCGCTGTTGGCCATAATAACTGA